The Marinobacter bohaiensis genome segment CAGCTGGAGGCCGCGGACACCATGCTCTGGCAGTACAGTCCGGAGAGTTTCCTGCCGCACCGGCGCCTGGCGCGCAGCGCGGATCCCTGCCCGGAGCGGGTCGGCCTGATGACGGACCACCCGTCGCCGGATGACTGGGACACCGTGATCGTGCTGGGCAATACCCTGCCCGCCCACGCCGACCGCTTCCAGCGTCTGGCCCTGATCGCCAGTTCCGACGCCGCCACCCTGAACCAGGCCCGCACCCATTTCCGCCAGCTGCGCGAGCTGGGCATCGAAGCCCGCGTGCACGACGCCCGGCGCGCCGCAGGAAGCAACCAGACGGGGCACTAGGCCCCGCGGCTACGCGTCCTCCGGGCACCCTGCCAGGGTTCGCCCGGATGTTCCGCGCCATGTATAATCACGTCCCTCACGTTTAACCAGGCATTAAGCAGATACCTTCATGGAAAAGACCTACCAGCCCGAGAATATTGAGCGTCAGTGGTACCAGAACTGGGAGCAGAAGGGTTACTTCCGTCCGCAGGGCGAAGGCGACTCCTACTGCATCATGATCCCGCCGCCCAATGTCACCGGCAGCCTGCACATGGGCCATGCGTTCCAGCACACCATCATGGACACCCTGACCCGGTTCCGCCGCATGCAGGGCCGCAACACGCTCTGGCAGGTAGGCTCCGACCACGCGGGCATCGCCACGCAGATGGTGGTCGAGCGCAAACTGGCCGTGGAAGAGGACAAGAACCGCCACGATCTGGGCCGCGACGAGTTCATCAAGCGTATCTGGGACTGGAAAGAGGAATCCGGCGGCACCATCACCCGCCAGATGCGCCGCCTGGGTAACTCGGTGGACTGGGATCACGAGCGCTTCA includes the following:
- a CDS encoding DNA polymerase III subunit chi, with translation MSTDPSGRSQGRHWFYLLPQDTESARLLYAARLAEKAWKQGDRIGLVCNPGEQLEAADTMLWQYSPESFLPHRRLARSADPCPERVGLMTDHPSPDDWDTVIVLGNTLPAHADRFQRLALIASSDAATLNQARTHFRQLRELGIEARVHDARRAAGSNQTGH